CCGCGCGGGCGACGCCCACCACGTGTGCCGACCCCGGCCGGACGGCGCCGGGCTGGCCCGGGCGATCACCGACGCCCTGCACCGGGGCGGCGTCCGCCCGGAGCGGATCGGCTACGTGAACGCCCACGGCTCGGGCACCCCGATGAGCGACACCGCCGAAGCCGCCGCCCTGCGGTCGGCGCTCGGCGACCGCGCGTCGACCGTGCCGGTCAGCTCCACCAAGTCGGTGCACGGGCAGGCGCTGGAGGCCGGTGCACTGCTCGAACTCGTCGTCACCATCGCGGCGTTGCGCGCCGGACGGCTCCCGGTGAACGCCGGCTTCCTGGGGCCCGACGAGACCTGCCCGCTCAACCTGGTCCTCGACCGAGCCGCACCCACCGCAGCCGACCACGCCCTCAGCCTGACCACGGCCTTCGGCGGCGCCAACACCGCACTCCTGGTGGGCACACCATGAACCTGACCGACACCGCACCCCTCCGCTCCGACCCCACCTCCGACGCGGGTCCCGAGCCCGACGCCGGTCCCGTCTCCGACGCGGGTCGCGAGGCCGACGTTGGTCCCGTCTCCGGCGCGGGTCGCGCGTCCGGTGCGGCTCCCGTCTCCGACGCGGGTCCCGAGCCCGACACCGGTCCCGTCTCCGACGCGGGTCCCGAGCCCGACGCCGGTCCCGTCTCCGACGCGGGTCGCGAGGCCGGCGCTCGTCGCGCGTCCGGCGCGGCTCCCGTCTCCGACGCCGGTCCTGAGGCCGACGCTCGTCCCCTCTCCGACGCCCGTCGCGAGCCCGACGCCGGTCCCGAGGCCGACGCCGGTCCCTTCTCCGACGCGGGTTCTGAGGCCGAGGCCCGTCGCGAGGCCGACGCCCCTCCCGTCTCCGATGCAGGTCCCGTCTCTGACGCTCGTCCCGTCTCCCAGGCCCGTCGCGAGCCCGAGGCCCGTCCCGCCTCCGATGTCCATCCCGCCTCCGACGCTCGTCGCGAGCCCGACGCTCGTCCCGTCTCCGACGCTCGTCCCGTCTCCGACGCGGGTCCCGTCTCCGACGCCCGTCCCGGGCCCCTCGTTGCCGCCGCCTCGGTCGCCGCCCTGGCCCAGGCCGTTGCGGTGGCGGGTCTGCGGGTGCTGTCCTCGGGGCAGTGGCCGGAGTCCGTCGAGGACCGGGGCGCACCGGGGATCGCCGGGTTCGTGGTCTCCTCGTTCAGCCCGCTCGCCGCCGAGGCGGCCCGCCGCTGCCTGCTGCGGCGCCCGGACCCGTCGGGCGGTGCCGGACGGCCGGTCACCGCCGTCGTGGTGGTCAGCCCGCTGGGCGACCTGGCCGGCGCCGCGCACGTGGCCGAGGCCGTCGACGGCGGCGCCAGGATCGGGCCGCTGCTGTTCTTCCAGGCCGTCCCCAACGCGGTGGCCGGTCACGTGGCCGCGCGCTGGCAGCTGACCGGCCCGGTGGTGTGCGTCGCCGACACCGCCACCGCGACGGCCGTCGCGGCCCTGCTGCTCGCCGACGGCGACGCCGGGGAAGCCCTGCTGATCCGCGTCGACCAGGCGCACACCCCGGGCGGCCCGGACCGCGCCGCCGCCGTCCTGCTCGGCCCCGGCCCCGGCACCAACCCCGGATCGCGGCCGGGCCCGGAACCGCAACTCCACGAGGGAGAACAGCCGTGAGCGATCCGCGCCACACGAACACCCGGCGAGCCGACGTCGTCGTCAGCGGGATGGGCCTGGTCACTCCGGTGGGGTCCAGCGCCGACGAGGTGACGGCGGCGATGTGCGAGGGCCGGTCCGGGCTCGTCCGGCCGGACCCGGACGGGCCGCTGGCCGGATCGCTGGAGACGGCCGGCTTCGCCGCGCCGATCGACCCCCTCTCCGTCCTGCCCGCGCCCGAGACCCGGCTCGTCGACCGCTACATCGTGATGGCGATGCGGGCCGCGGCCGACGCGCTGACCGACGCGGGCATCGAGGTGGGCCGCGACGTGGACCCGTACCGGATCGGGGTGATCCTGTCCGGCAACGGCGGGCTGGCCACCCTGGAGGGACAGGTCGTCCTGCGGACCGAGCGCGGCCGGCTGGGCGTCAGCCCCTACCTGCTGCCCGCCATGCTGCCCAACATGAGCGCCGCCCGGGTCGCGATCCGGCACGGCATCCGGGGCTACAGCTCGTCCATCAGCACGGCCTGCGCGGCCGGGGCGCAGTCCGTGGGGGAGGGGCTGCGGCTGCTGCGCGCCGACGAGGCCGACGTGGTGGTGGTCGGCTGCAGCGAGGCGCCGCTGTTCCCCACGCTGGTCGACACCTTCGGCAACGCCCGTGCCCTGGCCCGTGGTTGGGTCGACGATCCGACCGGGGCCAGCCGGCCCTTCGACCGGCGCCGGAACGGCCTGGTGCTGGGCGAGGGCGCCGGGGTGCTGGTGCTGGAGCGTGCCGAGCACGCGGACGCCCGCGGCGCGGCCGGGTACGCCGACGTGCTCGGCTGGGGCGCGACCAACGACGCCCACCACCCGACCACCCCGCGCCCCGACGGCGCGGGCGCCGCCGCCTGCATGCGGCAGGCACTGCGCAGCGCGGGCGTCGGGCCCGGGGACATCGGCTACGTCAACGCCCACGGCACCAGCACCCGGCTCGGCGACCGGGCGGAGGCGCTCGCGATCCGCGAGGTCTTCGGCGGGCAGGCCCCGCCGGTCAGCTCGACCAAGGCGGTGACGGGACACCTGCTCGGCGCCTCCGGGGTGGTCGAGTCGGCCGTCTCCGTGCTGGCGCTGCGGCGCGGCCTGCTGCCGCCCACCCACAACCTGGACGACCCCGACCCGGACTGCGAACTCGACCACGTGCGCAAGGGCCCGCGCGCCGCGCCGGGGATCAGCCACGTCATGTCGAACTCGTTCGGGTTCGGCGGCCACAACATCAGCCTCGTGTACGGCCTGCCGAGCACCCGGCTCGCCAGAGCCGTCTGACGGCACCGAGCGAACAGAGAAGGAACGGCTACCGCAATGGACTTCCTCGGCGTCGATCATGTCGAGTTCTACGTGGGCGACGCGCACCGGGCCGCGTCCGTCCTGTCCTCCGGGCTCGGCTTCCGCCTGCTCGGGCAGGGCGGCCCCGAGACGGGCCTGGCCGGGCAGCGCACCCTGCTGCTGGGCCAGGGCGACTGCCGGGTGCTGCTGACCTCGAGCCTGGCGGCGGACCACCCGGCCGCGCAGTACGTCGCCCGGCACGGCGACGGCGTGGCCGTGCTCGCCTTCGCCTGCCGGGACGCCGCCGCCGGCTTCACCGCGGCGGTGGCCGGCGGCGCGACCGCCGTCGAAGCCCCCCGGACCCGCACCGGCGCGGACGCCCCGGTGGTCACCGCCACCGTCTCCGGCTTCGGCGACGTGGTGCACCGGCTGGTCGAACGGCACGGCTCGGCGCGGGAGTTCCTGCCCGGCCTGATCGAGGTGCCGGACGCGCCGCCGCCGGCCTCGCCCGACCTGCTGCGGAGCATCGACCACGCCGCGGTCTGCGTGCCGGACGGGCAGCTCGGCGGCACGACGGACTTCTACCGCAAGGCCTTCGGCTTCGACGTGATCTTCGAGGAGTACATCGAGGTCGGCGAGCAGGGCATGTTCTCCCAGGTGGTGCAGAGCCCGGGCGGCGGCGTCACGCTCACGCTGATCGAGCCGGACCCGGGCCGCGCCCCCGGGCAGATCGACGACTTCCTCGCCTGGCACGGCGGTCCCGGCGTCCAGCACCTGGCCCTGAACAGCCACGACATCGTCGCCGCCGTCGACACCCTGGCGGAGCGCGGCGTCGGCTTCGCGTCCACCCCGGACGGCTACTACGACGCGCTGGGCGGCCGGCTGGGGCAGGTCGACCTCCCGGTGGACCGGCTGCGCGGCCGCGGAATCCTGGTCGACCGGGACCACTGGGGGCAGCTGTACCAGATCTTCGCCACCTCGACGCACGCCCGCCGGACCTTCTTCTGGGAGCTGATCGAGCGTCACGGGGCGCGCACCTTCGGCACCAGCAACATACCCGCCCTCTACGAGGCCAAGGAAAGGGAGCTCGCCACCGTGCGGCAGTCCGACCAGATCCCCCCGACCACCGGGGCGGGCCACCGATGACCACCACCCGGGCCCTGCGGTTCGACCTCACCGACGAGGAACTGGCCCTGCTGCCGGACGCCGACGACGTCGCCTTCTACGCCGAGCACGGCTGGTACCTGACGAAGAAGCTGTTCACCGACGAGGAGGTGGACCGGCTGGCCGCCGCGAGCGAGGACTACTACGCCGGGGAGCGGAGCCGCACCCTGCCGGTCCGCCCGCCCCGGCTGGCGGCCTGGCAGCCCTCGGACGGCCCGGTCCAGCGCCACAACGACTACGTCCACCACGAGAGCGACCCGATCGCCAAGGTGCTGTGCAAGCCGCTGATCGGGGCGGTGGCCGCCCTGCTGGCCGGCACGGACGAGATCCGGGTGTTCCAGTCGACCCTGATCCTCAAGCCCGCCGTCCCCGGCGAGCCCAGCAACATCGTGCCCTGGCACTTCGACAAGCACTACTGGTCCACCTCGACGTCCGAGCGGATGCTGACCGCGTTCGTCCCGTTCCACGACTGCGACGAGGAGATGGGCACCCTCACCGTGGTCGACGGCAGCCACCTGTGGCGGGAGACCGGTCGGCAGGACTCGATGACCAAGCACTTCGCCGACCGCGACCGGGCCGACCTGGAGCGGGTGCTCGCCGAGAACGCCGCCTTCAACGGCGCCGCCGTCCGCAAGGTGCCGATGGTCATCCCCAAGGGCCACATGAGCTTCCACCACTGCCGGACGTACCACGGCAGCGGGCCCAACCGGAGCGACCGGCCGCGCCGCGCCATCTCCTTCCACCTCCAGGACGGCGCGAACGAGTACCGCGAGTTCGCGCTCAGCGACGGCACCCGCGCCGCCTACAACCACGACGTCCTGGTCCGGCGGCTGCCCGACGGCCGCCCCGACTACGCGGACCCGGCGTACTGCCCGGTGCTCTGGCGGACCGACGCAGCGGACGACCGTGACTGACCGGACGGCCGGGGCCGATCGGACGACCGCGCCCGCCCCGACGGCCGACCCGGCCGCGGCCCTCTACCGGACGGTGGCCCTGGTCCGCGGCTTCGAACAGCGGGCCGTCGAGCTGGTCCGGGCCAAGGTGGTGCTCGGCGGCATCCACCCGTACACCGGCCAGGAGGCGATCGCGGCCGGCACCTGCGCCGCGCTGCGCCCCGACGACGTGATCACCAGCACCCACCGCGGCCACGGCCACGTCCTGGCCAAGGGCGCCGACCCGGCCCGGACGATGGCCGAGCTGGCCGGCCGGGCCACCGGGCTCAACCGGGGCCGCGGCGGCTCGATGCACGCCGCCGACTTCGGCGTGGGCGTGCTCGGGGCGAACGCCGTCGTCGGCGCCGCCGTGCCGATCGCGGCCGGCGCCGCCTGGGCCTTCCGCCGGGCGGGCTCGGACCGGGTCGCGCTCAGCTACTTCGGGGACGGCGCGGTCAGCCAGGGCGTGGTGCTGGAGGCCTTCAACCTCGCCGCCCTGTGGCGGGTGCCGCTCGTCCTGGTCTGCGAGAACAACGGCTTCGCGACCTCGATGCGGACCGAGGACACGGTGGCCGGCAGCATCCTCGGGAGGGCCGCCGCCTTCGGCATCCCGGCCCGCACCGTGGACGGGACGGACCCCGAGGCGGTCCGCGACGCCACCGCCGAGGCGGTCGCCCGGGCCAGGTCCGGCGCGGGCCCGACCCTGCTGGAGTGCACCGCCTACCGGTTCGACGCCCACCACACCTGGGAGCACACCGCGCGCCCCCGCTACCGGACCGACGCCGAGGTCGCGGCCGGCCGGGCCCGGGACCCGCTGGAGGTCCAGGGCGCCCGCCTCCCCGCCGCCACCCGCGCGGCGATCGACGCGGAGGTCGCGCAGCTGCTCGACCGGGCGGTGCGCTTCGCCCGGGAGAGCCCGCACCCGGACCCGGCGGGCGCGCTGGACCACCTGTACGCCACCGGCCTGCGCGCCAGGGCGGGGGCCCGCTGATGCCGAAGCTCTCCTACCTCAAGGCGCTGAACCGGGCCATCGGCGACGAGATGGACCGCGACGAGGCCGTCTGCGTGTTCGGCGAGGACGTCGGGGTGGCCGTCACCCACGCCACCGCCGGGCTGCTGAAGCGCTTCGGCCCGGACCGGGTGCTGGACACGCCCATCTCCGAGCAGGCGTTCACCAGCTTCGCCACCGGCGCGGCGCTGGCCGGGCTGCGGCCGCTGATCGAGTTCCAGATCCCGGCGCTGCTGTTCCTGGTCTTCGAGCAGATCGCCAACCAGGCGCACAAGTTCTCCCTGATGACGGGCGGTCAGACCCGGGTGCCGGTGACCTACCTGCTGCCGGGCTCCGGCTCCCGGGAGAGCTGGGCCGGGCAGCACTCCGACCACCCCTACAGCCTGTTCGCGCACGTCGGGGTGAAGACCGCGGTGCCCGCCACCCCGGCCGACGCCTACGGGCTGCTGGTGACGGCGATCCGGGACGACGACCCGGTCGTGGTCTTCGCCCCCTCCGGCGCCCTCGGGGTGCGCGAGGACCTCGACCTCGCCGCCCTGGCACCCGTCCCG
The window above is part of the Kitasatospora sp. NA04385 genome. Proteins encoded here:
- a CDS encoding phytanoyl-CoA dioxygenase family protein, whose translation is MTTTRALRFDLTDEELALLPDADDVAFYAEHGWYLTKKLFTDEEVDRLAAASEDYYAGERSRTLPVRPPRLAAWQPSDGPVQRHNDYVHHESDPIAKVLCKPLIGAVAALLAGTDEIRVFQSTLILKPAVPGEPSNIVPWHFDKHYWSTSTSERMLTAFVPFHDCDEEMGTLTVVDGSHLWRETGRQDSMTKHFADRDRADLERVLAENAAFNGAAVRKVPMVIPKGHMSFHHCRTYHGSGPNRSDRPRRAISFHLQDGANEYREFALSDGTRAAYNHDVLVRRLPDGRPDYADPAYCPVLWRTDAADDRD
- a CDS encoding beta-ketoacyl synthase, with protein sequence MSDPRHTNTRRADVVVSGMGLVTPVGSSADEVTAAMCEGRSGLVRPDPDGPLAGSLETAGFAAPIDPLSVLPAPETRLVDRYIVMAMRAAADALTDAGIEVGRDVDPYRIGVILSGNGGLATLEGQVVLRTERGRLGVSPYLLPAMLPNMSAARVAIRHGIRGYSSSISTACAAGAQSVGEGLRLLRADEADVVVVGCSEAPLFPTLVDTFGNARALARGWVDDPTGASRPFDRRRNGLVLGEGAGVLVLERAEHADARGAAGYADVLGWGATNDAHHPTTPRPDGAGAAACMRQALRSAGVGPGDIGYVNAHGTSTRLGDRAEALAIREVFGGQAPPVSSTKAVTGHLLGASGVVESAVSVLALRRGLLPPTHNLDDPDPDCELDHVRKGPRAAPGISHVMSNSFGFGGHNISLVYGLPSTRLARAV
- a CDS encoding alpha-ketoacid dehydrogenase subunit beta, encoding MPKLSYLKALNRAIGDEMDRDEAVCVFGEDVGVAVTHATAGLLKRFGPDRVLDTPISEQAFTSFATGAALAGLRPLIEFQIPALLFLVFEQIANQAHKFSLMTGGQTRVPVTYLLPGSGSRESWAGQHSDHPYSLFAHVGVKTAVPATPADAYGLLVTAIRDDDPVVVFAPSGALGVREDLDLAALAPVPLGVGRIHRRGTDVTVVAVGHLVHDALAVAEDLAGTVSVEVFDPRTLFPFDWSGLAASLERTGRLVVVDDSNRSCGIGGEIVATAAEEMRLIAPPRRVTRPDGAVLPFARELDLACQPTRAQLRAAVEKAVGAG
- the hppD gene encoding 4-hydroxyphenylpyruvate dioxygenase, which encodes MDFLGVDHVEFYVGDAHRAASVLSSGLGFRLLGQGGPETGLAGQRTLLLGQGDCRVLLTSSLAADHPAAQYVARHGDGVAVLAFACRDAAAGFTAAVAGGATAVEAPRTRTGADAPVVTATVSGFGDVVHRLVERHGSAREFLPGLIEVPDAPPPASPDLLRSIDHAAVCVPDGQLGGTTDFYRKAFGFDVIFEEYIEVGEQGMFSQVVQSPGGGVTLTLIEPDPGRAPGQIDDFLAWHGGPGVQHLALNSHDIVAAVDTLAERGVGFASTPDGYYDALGGRLGQVDLPVDRLRGRGILVDRDHWGQLYQIFATSTHARRTFFWELIERHGARTFGTSNIPALYEAKERELATVRQSDQIPPTTGAGHR
- a CDS encoding thiamine pyrophosphate-dependent dehydrogenase E1 component subunit alpha — protein: MTDRTAGADRTTAPAPTADPAAALYRTVALVRGFEQRAVELVRAKVVLGGIHPYTGQEAIAAGTCAALRPDDVITSTHRGHGHVLAKGADPARTMAELAGRATGLNRGRGGSMHAADFGVGVLGANAVVGAAVPIAAGAAWAFRRAGSDRVALSYFGDGAVSQGVVLEAFNLAALWRVPLVLVCENNGFATSMRTEDTVAGSILGRAAAFGIPARTVDGTDPEAVRDATAEAVARARSGAGPTLLECTAYRFDAHHTWEHTARPRYRTDAEVAAGRARDPLEVQGARLPAATRAAIDAEVAQLLDRAVRFARESPHPDPAGALDHLYATGLRARAGAR
- a CDS encoding beta-ketoacyl synthase N-terminal-like domain-containing protein, with product MAGLRVLSSGQWPESVEDRGAPGIAGFVVSSFSPLAAEAARRCLLRRPDPSGGAGRPVTAVVVVSPLGDLAGAAHVAEAVDGGARIGPLLFFQAVPNAVAGHVAARWQLTGPVVCVADTATATAVAALLLADGDAGEALLIRVDQAHTPGGPDRAAAVLLGPGPGTNPGSRPGPEPQLHEGEQP